A window of the Nitrosococcus wardiae genome harbors these coding sequences:
- a CDS encoding four-helix bundle copper-binding protein, translating into MNVNDFLQAHPRSLSNIEKVTACVKACYACSEACTLCADACLAEQEVADLQRCIRICLDCAAICETTGQVVARQTETDYGLLRPQLEACVAACNICAKECENHAGKHKHCQLCATSCSACEKACQELLAAL; encoded by the coding sequence ATGAATGTTAATGATTTTTTGCAAGCTCACCCTCGATCCCTTTCTAATATAGAGAAAGTAACCGCCTGCGTTAAGGCTTGCTACGCCTGCTCGGAGGCTTGCACTCTTTGTGCCGATGCCTGTTTAGCTGAACAAGAGGTAGCCGACCTCCAACGCTGCATTCGGATATGTCTTGATTGCGCTGCTATTTGCGAAACGACTGGACAAGTCGTGGCCCGACAAACCGAAACAGACTATGGGCTGTTGCGCCCGCAGTTAGAAGCCTGTGTCGCCGCTTGCAATATTTGCGCGAAGGAGTGCGAGAACCATGCTGGAAAGCATAAACATTGTCAACTGTGTGCCACATCTTGCAGCGCCTGTGAAAAGGCGTGCCAGGAACTCTTAGCCGCCCTCTAA
- the leuD gene encoding 3-isopropylmalate dehydratase small subunit: MESFTVVKGVVVPFNRANVDTDAIIPKQFLKSIKRTGFGPNLFDEWRYLDHGEPGKDCRNRPINPEFVLNQPRYQEASILLARNNFGCGSSREHAVWALVDYGFRVVIAPSFADIFHNNAFKNGLLPITLDEGVVDDLFNQVEATPGYRLRVDLPAQEVTTPEGKVISFAIDEFRKHCLIEGLDEIGLTLQYVDEIRAYEERRRVEAPWLFEEKRF, encoded by the coding sequence ATGGAATCGTTTACTGTAGTAAAAGGTGTGGTGGTCCCCTTCAATCGGGCCAATGTCGATACCGATGCGATTATTCCAAAGCAATTTCTAAAGTCGATCAAACGCACTGGGTTTGGTCCCAACCTGTTCGATGAATGGCGTTATTTAGATCATGGAGAACCTGGAAAGGACTGTCGCAACCGGCCTATCAATCCGGAATTCGTCCTTAATCAGCCTCGTTATCAGGAAGCAAGTATTTTGCTTGCAAGAAATAATTTTGGTTGTGGATCAAGCCGGGAACATGCCGTCTGGGCATTGGTGGATTATGGCTTTCGAGTCGTGATTGCCCCAAGTTTTGCGGATATTTTCCATAACAATGCGTTTAAAAATGGTCTCCTGCCGATTACCCTAGATGAGGGGGTTGTGGATGATCTGTTTAATCAGGTCGAAGCCACCCCGGGTTACCGCCTACGAGTCGATTTACCCGCCCAGGAAGTGACCACCCCTGAAGGGAAGGTGATTTCCTTTGCTATTGATGAATTCCGCAAGCATTGTCTTATCGAAGGGTTGGACGAGATTGGTTTGACCTTGCAGTATGTGGATGAGATTCGTGCTTATGAAGAGCGGCGGCGGGTAGAAGCACCATGGTTATTTGAAGAGAAAAGATTTTAA